The genomic segment ATGAATAATTCTTGGGAAGATGTTCCAGAGTATATTAAAAATACTTTTGATAGATTAGGAATACCTGAAGCTGAAAAACATAGTTTATCTGGAGTTGGAGCACAGTATGATTCAAATGTTGTTTATCATAGTTTAAATGAAGAACTTGCAAAACAAGGAGTAATATACACAGATATAGAAACTGCCTTAAAAGAACATGAGGATATTATAAAAAAATATTTTATGAGTCTAATAACACCTAATGATCATAAATTTGCAGCTCTTCATGGTGCAGTGTGGTCAGGTGGATCTTTTGTATATGTTCCTAAAGGTGTGCATGTTGAAAAACCATTACAATCATATTTTAGACTTAATGCATCAGAATCAGGACAATTTGAACATACTTTGATAATAGTTGAAGAAGATGCTTATCTTCACTTTATAGAAGGATGTTCAGCACCTAAATATTTTAAAAATGCACTACATGCAGGAGCAGTTGAACTATATGTTGCAAAGAATGCTAAACTTAGATATTCAACTATAGAAAACTGGTCTAAAAATTTATACAATCTTAATACAAAAAGAGCAATAGTTGAAGAAAATGGGACTATAGAATGGATATCAGGATCATTTGGATCTCGTGTTACAAATCTTTACCCTATGAGTATATTAAATGGTCCACATGCAGCTTGTGAATTTACTGGAGTTACATTCGCAGCAGCAGGACAATTCTTAGATACAGGATGTAAAATAATACATGCTGCACCTTATACTACTTCAAATGTTTCATCTAAATCAATTTCTAAAAATGGTGGAGGAGCATTTTATAGAAGTTTACTAAAAGTAGTTCCAGGTGCTCATCATTGTAAAGCAACAGCTGAATGTGAATCATTAATGTTAGATAATAACGGTTCAGCATCTCATACTATGCCTATAATCGAAGTAAACACAGATGATATAGATATAGGACATGAAGCATCAATTGGAAGAATAAGTGATGAAGCTATCTTTTATTTAATGAGTAGAGGATTAAGTGAAGATGAAGCAAAACTTATGATAATTAGAGGGTTTGTTGAACCCATATCAAAAGAATTACCACTTGAATATGCAGTTGAGCTTAATAAATTAATAGAATTAGAACTTGAAGGGACTATTGGTTAGGTGATAATATGGAAAAAAAATATTCAGAAAGAGTACAACAAACTATAGATTTATTAAAATCTGCAGTTGCAGAAGAAGCTAAAAAAGCTACACCTAAAAAACAAGATACGTCACTTTCTAAACCTAAATGGAATAGAATGAAATATGAAGTTCGTGGTGTTGATAGTATACAAGAATTTAATGGATTTAAATTTGAAAATCTTGATGTAGATGGTATTAGTATAAATGAAAATGTGAGTACTAATTTAAGAATAGGTAAATATTTTCAAAATGAAAGTGATAATTATGCTAATGTTAGAAAAAATATATTAATAGAAAAGGAAATTAAAGAACCAGTATTTTTAACATTTGAATTAGATAAAGAAAATCCTCATTTAGTTGATGTTTTAAATATACATATGAAAGAAAATTCAAGTTTAAAACTTTTTGTTATGTATAAAGGTTTAGATGAAGAATATACTTATCATAATGGATATATTAAAGTAAATGGAGAAAAAAATTCAAATTTAGATATTATAGTTATACAAACATTAAATACAAATTCTGAAAATTTCTTTGGTATGGATATACAAGTAATGGAAGATGCAACAGTAAACTATTATGGTGTTGAATTTGGTGGACATGCAAATGTTACATCAGTAAACTCTAATTTAAAAGGATTTAGAGCTAAATCTTTATTACAACCTATATATCTATCAGATAAAAATAGAAAAACAGATTATGAATATACTCTTAATTTTGATGCTAAAGAATGTGTAGCAGATATAGATTCAAGAGGAGTTACAAAAGATACAGCTGTTAAAGTATTTAGAGGTAATTTAGTATTTGAAAGATTTTCTTCAAAATCAGCAGGATCTGAATCAGAATTTTCTATACTTTTAGATAAGACAGTTAATGCACATTCTATACCAACATTATTCTGTGATGAAGATGATGTTATAGGTGCTCATTCTGCAAGTATAGGTAGAATAGATCAAGATAAATTACTATACTTAATGAGTAGAGGATTTAGTGAAAAAAATGCTAAAAAATTAGTGGTTGAATCTTCATTTGGACCTGTTTTTGATGCAATAGATAATGAAGATATAGTAAATGAATTAAAGGAAATTTTAGAAAGTAGGCTTTAATATGGAAAATATTAAGAATAAATTTCCAATATTTAATAATAAGGATATACACTATTTAGATACTGCTGCAACTTCTCAAAAACCAGAAAGTGTAATAGAATCTATTAAAGAATATTATGAAAATGAAAATGGTAATGCAGGTCGTGGTACCCATGAACTTGCCTTACTTAATAGTGCTATAGTTGAGACAACAAGAAAAAAAATAGCAGACTTTGTTGGTGTTTCTGATCCTGATTGTATAGTATATACTAAAAATACTACTGAAAGTTTAAACATATTAGCTTTTTCTTATGCTATGTATAATCTTAAAGAAGGAGATGAAATTATTCTTGCAATTTCAAATCACCATGCTAATAT from the Pseudostreptobacillus hongkongensis genome contains:
- the sufB gene encoding Fe-S cluster assembly protein SufB; the encoded protein is MEITKKTYIADIERGVYDIKDEMKHKFTTGKGLNEDVVRKISEKKNEPSWMLEKRLEALRIFNSKPMPNWSTDLSDLDINEIVHYLETESENMNNSWEDVPEYIKNTFDRLGIPEAEKHSLSGVGAQYDSNVVYHSLNEELAKQGVIYTDIETALKEHEDIIKKYFMSLITPNDHKFAALHGAVWSGGSFVYVPKGVHVEKPLQSYFRLNASESGQFEHTLIIVEEDAYLHFIEGCSAPKYFKNALHAGAVELYVAKNAKLRYSTIENWSKNLYNLNTKRAIVEENGTIEWISGSFGSRVTNLYPMSILNGPHAACEFTGVTFAAAGQFLDTGCKIIHAAPYTTSNVSSKSISKNGGGAFYRSLLKVVPGAHHCKATAECESLMLDNNGSASHTMPIIEVNTDDIDIGHEASIGRISDEAIFYLMSRGLSEDEAKLMIIRGFVEPISKELPLEYAVELNKLIELELEGTIG
- a CDS encoding SufD family Fe-S cluster assembly protein, producing MEKKYSERVQQTIDLLKSAVAEEAKKATPKKQDTSLSKPKWNRMKYEVRGVDSIQEFNGFKFENLDVDGISINENVSTNLRIGKYFQNESDNYANVRKNILIEKEIKEPVFLTFELDKENPHLVDVLNIHMKENSSLKLFVMYKGLDEEYTYHNGYIKVNGEKNSNLDIIVIQTLNTNSENFFGMDIQVMEDATVNYYGVEFGGHANVTSVNSNLKGFRAKSLLQPIYLSDKNRKTDYEYTLNFDAKECVADIDSRGVTKDTAVKVFRGNLVFERFSSKSAGSESEFSILLDKTVNAHSIPTLFCDEDDVIGAHSASIGRIDQDKLLYLMSRGFSEKNAKKLVVESSFGPVFDAIDNEDIVNELKEILESRL